In Scyliorhinus torazame isolate Kashiwa2021f unplaced genomic scaffold, sScyTor2.1 scaffold_786, whole genome shotgun sequence, one DNA window encodes the following:
- the cunh7orf25 gene encoding UPF0415 protein C7orf25 homolog, which translates to MSLHKILSERIAEAQELLERAESLSRSRVGGVQGGPKLHGKLKAELKFLRKVEAGKVSVKESHLQSTNLTHLKAVIESAESLGDVVSLLHVFNYQECSGEKQSLVVDVVANGGLTWVKAIGRKAEALHSIWVGRGQYGDKSIVEQANDYLEASKQQLVQYSNPHIVFAFYNGISSPMADRLKEMGLSVRGDIIAVNSMIDFIGGADNSADSDEDLEEPLQVTKVDRSTIVASVAFPAEVKVDFCNHVNLDITTLITFVSAVSHGRCCFKFKEKVLTEQASQEREESVLPKLQAFMKDKELFACESAVKDFQAILDTLGGPGEKTRAQELLQGITVVPDQPSERASRLEASAKINSRSITIFGTGDALKAITMTANSGFVRAADNQGVKFSVFIHQPRALTESKEPTATPLPGTAFHERFCNGGLVK; encoded by the coding sequence ATGTCCCTACACAAGATTCTGTCAGAGAGGATTGCTgaagcccaggagctgctggagaggGCCGAATCTCTGTCTCGCTCCCGTgttgggggggtgcagggtggacCAAAGCTCCATGGCAAGCTGAAGGCCGAGCTGAAGTTCTTGAGGAAAGTTGAAGCTGGCAAAGTTTCTGTGAAAGAGTCGCACCTGCAGAGCACGAACCTAACCCACCTGAAGGCGGTCATTGAGTCGGCAGAGAGCCTGGGGGATGTGGTCAGTCTGCTCCATGTTTTTAACTACCAGGAATGTTCTGGGGAAAAGCAGTCGCTTGTGGTGGATGTCGTCGCAAACGGAGGCCTCACCTGGGTCAAAGCCATCGGACGGAAAGCTGAAGCTCTGCACAGTATCTGGGTAGGGCGAGGCCAGTATGGAGATAAAAGTATTGTTGAACAAGCAAATGATTATTTGGAAGCCAGCAAGCAGCAGTTGGTGCAGTACAGTAATCCACACATTGTGTTTGCCTTTTATAATGGCATTTCTAGCCCTATGGCAGACAGACTGAAAGAAATGGGGCTCTCTGTACGGGGAGATATCATAGCTGTGAATTCAATGATTGATTTCATAGGGGGGGCTGATAATTCAGCTGACTCTGATGAAGATTTAGAGGAGCCTCTGCAAGTGACAAAAGTAGATCGATCTACAATCGTTGCCAGTGTTGCCTTTCCCGCTGAAGTTAAAGTGGATTTCTGCAACCATGTCAATTTAGACATCACCACTCTGATTACATTTGTATCGGCAGTAAGTCACGGACGCTGCTGCTTCAAGTTTAAGGAGAAAGTGCTGACGGAGCAAGCTTCCCAAGAGAGGGAGGAAAGTGTCTTGCCCAAGCTGCAGGCCTTCATGAAGGACAAAGAACTGTTTGCATGTGAGTCGGCAGTGAAAGATTTTCAAGCCATTCTCGACACATTGGGTGGCCCTGGAGAAAAGACCCGGGCACAGGAGCTGTTGCAGGGAATCACGGTTGTACCAGACCAGCCTTCTGAACGGGCCTCCAGATTGGAAGCCAGTGCAAAAATTAACAGTCGTTCTATTACTATCTTTGGCACTGGAGATGCCTTGAAGGCAATCACAATGACTGCAAACAGTGGGTTTGTTCGAGCAGCCGATAACCAAGGTGTGAAATTCAGTGTATTTATCCATCAGCCCAGAGCTTTGACAGAAAGCAAGGAACCAACAGCGACTCCTTTACCTGGGACTGCTTTTCATGAGAGATTCTGCAATGGTGGTTTAGTAAAATAA